The following DNA comes from Candidatus Deferrimicrobiaceae bacterium.
CTTGATACCGATCCCGGATATACCGATCCATGTTCGTGTTCGAAAATAGAGCATTGCCCGCGATCCCAATTCCAAGCCGGATCAGATTCGGACGGGCGAGATAGAAATTCTCCAAATCCGTTTTACCGAGTTCGACCGACCTGCCTGCGGAGGAAAAATCCTCGGCCCGGCACGGCGAGACGAGGGGAAGAAGCAGCAGGATGAGTCCCGACGGGGTCCGGGAACGTGCGCCAACTTTTCCTCCTGCTCCCCCGCGATTGCTATTTGCTCCTGAGGGGGAACTTCAGAAGCCCCACCTCATCAAATTTGTAAGAACCATTCCATTTCTCATAGGCAACCCAACCGACGGACATAGGAAGGATGATGATATGGCAGGGAAAACAGAACGGAAAGGCTTCGGCAAGCCCGATGAGGTGCGGGATTTCCCCAAGGGCAAATTGGAGTTGATAACGATCGGCGGAGCGACCATCGGCCGTGCCACGCTGGAACCGGGGTGGCGTTGGTCCAAGTCCGTCCAGCCGATCGCAAAAACAAAGAGCTGCGAAGCCCCCCACTTCCAGTATCACGTGGCGGGAACCCTGAAAGTCGTGATGGATGACGGAACGGAGCTCGTG
Coding sequences within:
- a CDS encoding cupin domain-containing protein, encoding MAGKTERKGFGKPDEVRDFPKGKLELITIGGATIGRATLEPGWRWSKSVQPIAKTKSCEAPHFQYHVAGTLKVVMDDGTELVCKPGDVSLLPSGHDAWVVGNENVVIVDFQGMVDYAKKAG